From a single Collibacillus ludicampi genomic region:
- the fni gene encoding type 2 isopentenyl-diphosphate Delta-isomerase: MSRETRKLEHIRLALAQRTHECGGFEDIRFVHQSLPESDLSETALETRIGELTFSSPILINAMTGGADKTKEINRKLAIAAAETGVAMAVGSQRAAIVDPALIHTYSVVREVNPQGIIAANLGADASVEDAIRAVEMIQADLLQLHVNVPQELIMPEGDRSFRGIRKRIAEIVKYSPVPVIVKEVGFGMSYETYKELIDIGVRIIDVGGRGGTNFIRIENERRKHRRFVSIETWGQSAAISLLEAGPFLDRVDVIASGGIRNALDVAKSLSLGASVVGIAGSFLRILQEEGLEALIDEITHLHEELRVIMTILGCNTISELRDVPLVITGFTADWCHARTIDIQRYATRCRKDR; the protein is encoded by the coding sequence TTGTCACGCGAGACTCGTAAACTCGAACATATTCGGCTCGCGCTGGCTCAAAGGACTCATGAATGCGGAGGATTTGAAGATATCCGCTTTGTACATCAATCCCTGCCTGAGAGTGATCTTTCCGAAACGGCTTTGGAAACTCGAATCGGCGAACTGACTTTCAGTTCGCCGATTCTTATCAATGCGATGACGGGCGGCGCAGACAAAACGAAAGAGATCAACAGGAAGTTGGCGATCGCTGCTGCCGAAACTGGTGTAGCGATGGCTGTCGGTTCCCAACGTGCTGCCATAGTTGATCCTGCGCTCATACATACCTATTCGGTCGTTCGCGAAGTGAATCCACAGGGGATTATTGCGGCAAATCTCGGTGCGGACGCAAGTGTCGAAGATGCGATTCGAGCGGTTGAGATGATTCAAGCGGATCTGTTACAGTTGCATGTAAATGTGCCGCAAGAACTCATTATGCCGGAAGGAGATCGATCATTTCGCGGTATACGGAAACGGATCGCGGAAATTGTCAAGTACTCCCCCGTTCCCGTGATTGTAAAAGAAGTCGGTTTCGGAATGTCGTATGAGACCTACAAAGAACTCATCGATATCGGTGTTCGCATCATTGACGTGGGGGGACGCGGCGGAACGAATTTTATCCGTATTGAAAATGAGCGCCGTAAGCACAGGCGGTTTGTCTCTATTGAAACATGGGGACAGTCCGCCGCGATCTCATTACTGGAGGCTGGGCCTTTTCTCGATCGTGTTGACGTGATTGCTTCCGGGGGCATACGCAATGCATTGGATGTCGCCAAATCACTATCTTTGGGGGCATCAGTCGTCGGGATCGCCGGTTCCTTTTTGCGTATCTTGCAGGAGGAAGGACTAGAAGCCCTCATCGATGAGATCACTCATTTACATGAAGAATTGCGTGTGATCATGACGATATTGGGATGCAATACGATTTCGGAACTGCGTGACGTCCCTCTCGTAATCACAGGTTTTACGGCTGATTGGTGTCATGCGCGTACAATTGATATACAGAGGTATGCGACACGGTGTCGCAAAGACCGCTGA
- the rpsA gene encoding 30S ribosomal protein S1, protein MSEEMNQITDVLTLRKGDVVKGRVTKVEDGQAIVNVGYKFDGVIPIGELSPLRIEHVSDVLAEGDEVEVKVLRINDEEGKLILSKKAVDAEKAWERLQRSYEEGEVLEVKVADIVKGGLVADLGVRAFIPASLVEQHFVEDFSDYKGRTLRVKIVEFDRENNKVILSAKAVLDEEMERKKQELLHSLQPGQIIEGTVQRLTNFGVFVDIGGVDGLVHISELAWHRVEDPTEVVQVGDRVNVKVLKVDPEKGRISLSIKEAQPGPWAGVEEKFKPGDVVTGTVKRLVSFGAFVELLPGIEGLVHISQIANRHIATPHDVLEVGQQVKVKILDVSEEKQRISLSIRQAEHEKNRRDVKEYVEKTHAHGTGVTIGDVFGDLFKRNQ, encoded by the coding sequence ATGTCGGAGGAAATGAATCAAATAACAGATGTTCTGACATTAAGAAAAGGTGATGTTGTAAAAGGTCGTGTAACAAAAGTTGAAGATGGTCAAGCGATCGTCAATGTCGGTTATAAGTTTGACGGTGTCATTCCAATCGGTGAACTTTCACCGCTCCGTATAGAACATGTATCCGATGTGCTGGCAGAAGGAGATGAAGTGGAAGTCAAGGTTTTGCGCATCAACGATGAGGAAGGGAAACTGATTCTTTCCAAAAAGGCTGTCGATGCTGAGAAAGCGTGGGAGCGTTTGCAACGTTCGTATGAAGAAGGAGAAGTTCTGGAAGTTAAAGTGGCGGATATCGTCAAAGGCGGGCTTGTAGCCGATTTGGGTGTGCGCGCATTCATTCCTGCGTCCTTGGTAGAACAGCATTTTGTTGAAGACTTTTCCGATTATAAGGGACGCACATTGCGTGTTAAGATCGTTGAATTCGACCGGGAAAACAATAAGGTCATTCTTTCGGCGAAAGCGGTTCTTGATGAAGAGATGGAGCGCAAGAAACAGGAATTGCTACACTCTCTCCAGCCCGGGCAAATCATCGAAGGAACCGTTCAACGACTCACGAATTTCGGGGTATTCGTCGATATCGGCGGTGTTGACGGATTGGTTCATATCTCGGAACTGGCATGGCATCGTGTAGAGGATCCTACTGAAGTTGTCCAAGTAGGAGATCGTGTAAATGTAAAAGTCTTGAAAGTTGATCCTGAAAAGGGACGAATTTCATTGTCCATCAAAGAAGCGCAACCCGGTCCTTGGGCGGGCGTCGAAGAGAAATTCAAACCGGGGGATGTTGTCACCGGAACGGTCAAACGTCTGGTTTCTTTCGGAGCTTTTGTCGAGCTCCTGCCTGGAATTGAAGGACTCGTTCATATTTCGCAGATCGCGAACCGTCATATTGCCACACCGCACGATGTATTAGAAGTTGGTCAACAAGTGAAAGTGAAAATTCTCGATGTAAGCGAGGAAAAGCAACGCATTTCCTTGTCGATCCGCCAAGCGGAACATGAGAAAAATCGTCGTGACGTGAAAGAGTATGTGGAAAAAACACACGCACACGGAACGGGTGTAACCATTGGTGATGTCTTCGGTGATCTGTTTAAAAGAAATCAGTAA